One genomic region from Danio aesculapii chromosome 24, fDanAes4.1, whole genome shotgun sequence encodes:
- the c24h8orf33 gene encoding UPF0488 protein C8orf33 homolog: MSEVSTGTESSSMLGNEKNTDGQSGEADPAITPSSEASASAKKHKKKKKKAGDGKDDQQKEIKNTDGETVKQEISELTPDEQLSRELDWCIEQLELGLRTQKTTSKQREEASRALKTLRSSKAPLVKKRQVMRAVSGDYRKKIEEEKNRQFKLIQSAMTSARVTTVTECKPVFHRRAEKNTQPINKTDGSQETQSSQETNEHTKTEEDTKSFVFTKTDEKFCFNFDL, from the exons AAAGCTCCAGCATGCTGGGAAATGAGAAAAACACGGATGGCCAGAGTGGAGAAGCTGACCCAGCAATAACACCAAGCTCTGAGGCTTCTGCCAGTGCTAAAAAacacaagaagaagaaaaagaaagcaggtgatGGAAAAGACGATCAGCAGAAAGAGATTAAGAACACAGATGGGGAAACAGTCAAACAAGAAATCTCTGAACTT ACTCCAGATGAGCAGCTGAGTCGAGAGTTGGATTGGTGCATCGAACAGCTCGAGCTCGGCTTGAGAACTCAAAAAACCACTAGTAAAcaaa GAGAAGAAGCTAGCCGTGCTTTAAAGACACTGCGCAGCTCTAAAGCACCCCTGGTGAAGAAGAGGCAGGTAATGAGAGCCGTCTCTGGAGATTACAGGAAGAAGatcgaagaagaaaaaaacaggcaGTTCAAACTCATACAGTCAG CAATGACTTCCGCTCGGGTCACCACAGTGACTGAGTGCAAACCAGTGTTTCATCGGCGAGCAGAGAAAAACACACAGCCCATAAACAAAACAGATGGATCTCAAGAGACGCAAAGTTCCCAGGAGACAAATGAACACACAAAGACTGAAGAGGACACAAAGTCGTTTGTTTTCACTAAAACGGATGAGAAGTTTTGTTTTAACTTTGACTTGTGA